In Methanocaldococcus sp. FS406-22, the genomic stretch CTTATCCATAACTATCGCCATAAAAAATAATGCCAATATTATAAAATCAAGTAAATTAGCAAAAATTTCAATAAACTCTCCTTTTTGTGGTATAAAAATATCTGAAACTTTTAGAAATCCTTTCAATGCATAAAAAAAGAATGCTAACGATACTAAAAAAAGCTTTTTCCTACGTTCTCTATGGTATGCAATTATAGATATGGTAAATATTAGAAGTGCAAGAATGCTTGATAGTAATCTTATTATCTCATCAACATCTACAACCATTATAAACACCTCATCTAACCAATTAAAAAATAAAAATCAAAAATTGTTAATATATCTTGGTTTAAATAAATCTTTTGGTGCAAAAATCGAATAATCCATATAATAAAAAATAAAGTAAATTTTAAATTGTTAAATACGATTAAAAGTTCATAAAAAAAGGGAAGTTTTATGTTTTATCCACTATTGCCTACTTATTGTGTATTATCATCATTTGTTTCTTTATCGTTATTTGCTTTATCATCGTTTATTTCATTGTCATTTTTGTCATCATCTACTTCTTTATCATTGCTGTCTTTTTCGTTATAATCTCCGTCAATCTTCAATATCTTCCCATTTTCAGCATTTACTTTAACATCTTTTATTCCGTTAGATGTTGAGATTTCTACACCATACACAACATAGCCATCTTCATTTTCAAGTTCAACTTTAACAACTTTTCCCGGAACTTTTGAAAGTGCTATATTCTTTGCTTCTTTTTCTGTTATTTTAGTATATTTTGCAAGCATAACATTTTCAGAGTTCTCAGATATTTCAGAATTTAATGTTGTATTGTTCTTTGAGTATGTAGCAGCAAATACTCCTCCAACTCCCAATAGAGCTATTGATAGCAGTATAGCAAACAGCTTTTTAAATCCCATGTTTTCACCACTTTAAAATTTTTACGTGTTTCATTGGAGCCACAACACGTGGCTCCACGATTATTTGTATTAATCTTCTGTTAATAAATTGTTTTTGGTGCAAAAATCGAAAATTAGTACAATTTTCGAAGAATTGCCCCATAAAGTAAATCTATTAATTAGAACACAAAAAATAATAAGTGGGAGATAACAAGGTATTTCTGAAAAATATTTTACGAGGGATAGTATGAGGATTGAATTAGAGTTGCAGACGGATAACTTTACAGTAATTCCCTATAATCATCAGTATTATTTAGCATCAGCCATATACAATAAAATCCACTCTGTAAATCCTATCTATGCTAAAAGACTGCATAATTATCAAAAGTTTAAGTTCTTTACATTCTCTTTGCTGCAAATTAGAAAGAGGGTTATTAGAAAGGAGGGGATTGAAACTATAGATGGAAAAGCTTATCTCTATATTTCTTCTCCAAATAATGAGTTTATTGAAAACTTTGTTGCTGGGTTATTAGAAGATGGGAAGTTAAGAGTGGGGAATGTTGAATTTTTTGTAAGGAAAGCTAAAATTTTACCAATCCCAAAGAAATTCAATATCTTAAAAACGATATCTCCAATATATTTAAAGACTATGATTGAGACAGAAAATGGGTTAAAAACCTATGACTTACTTCCAAACAACTCAAAATTTTATGAGAATTTGAAAAATAATCTAAAAAAGAAGTATGAGGCATTTTATAATGAAAAGTGTGATATGAACTTTGAATTTGAAATTTTGAAATATAGACCTAAGAGGATGATGATAAAGAATATTTATTGTAGATGCTCTGAAATGGTGTTTAAGGTTTGGGGAGACTATGATTTAATAAAATTTGGTTATGAGTGTGGTTTTGGAGAGAAGAACAGTATGGGTTTTGGGATGGTTGTGAATATTGAGTAAGCTATTTTTTATTTTTTAATTTTTAAACTATTTTACTTATGTAAATTAAATTTTTATCGATAAATTTATATATGAGTTTAGACAGTGTATATTATTATATGTTATATTTTAATTATTGTAAAATTATAAATTAATTTTTGGTGAGTTAATGTCAGTAAAAACTCTTGATGAATATATTAATCAAAGTAGTATAGAAAGTAAAAATTATACAAAACCCAAGAATTTTTTATTTAAAGTTTCAATTTACCATGATGTTTGGATGGACAATGCATTAGAAAACTTTTATCGAATTTTAAAAAAGATAGACAATGAAGACTTCAACGTCTCATTAAGCAGTGATAAGATAACTTTTGAATTTGATAATTTTGAGGGGTTTAAAAATGCATTAATTCAACAGATAAAGCATAAATACAAGAATATGATTGTAATGGGGGAGGACAAAAAGACTGGAATTACAAAAGAGATTAAAAAGGACTTTATTTTACTTCAAGAAGGTAAAAAAGAAGGTGGGACTGTAAAATTAAAAGAGGAAGTATTTGATTGGAATAAACTGCCAAAAATATTAGATGAGATAAAAGAAAACAAAAAAGGAGATAAAATCTGTATAATGTGTGGAGGTAGATACAAAAAAAGC encodes the following:
- a CDS encoding PepSY domain-containing protein, which gives rise to MGFKKLFAILLSIALLGVGGVFAATYSKNNTTLNSEISENSENVMLAKYTKITEKEAKNIALSKVPGKVVKVELENEDGYVVYGVEISTSNGIKDVKVNAENGKILKIDGDYNEKDSNDKEVDDDKNDNEINDDKANNDKETNDDNTQ
- the cas6 gene encoding CRISPR-associated endoribonuclease Cas6, with the translated sequence MRIELELQTDNFTVIPYNHQYYLASAIYNKIHSVNPIYAKRLHNYQKFKFFTFSLLQIRKRVIRKEGIETIDGKAYLYISSPNNEFIENFVAGLLEDGKLRVGNVEFFVRKAKILPIPKKFNILKTISPIYLKTMIETENGLKTYDLLPNNSKFYENLKNNLKKKYEAFYNEKCDMNFEFEILKYRPKRMMIKNIYCRCSEMVFKVWGDYDLIKFGYECGFGEKNSMGFGMVVNIE